One Campylobacter lari DNA segment encodes these proteins:
- a CDS encoding arsenate reductase/protein-tyrosine-phosphatase family protein produces the protein MKIAFICIHNSCRSQMAEALCKKMTTELGLNLEIYSAGSDISKGINPKAIKILKQKYTLDISSYKAKGFDSLPKDLDIVVGMGCGVVCPNIEAKFHFDFGLEDPSGFEDEDFIKVVESLELKLKELLEKITQGEL, from the coding sequence ATGAAAATAGCTTTTATTTGCATTCATAATAGTTGCAGATCTCAAATGGCTGAAGCTTTATGTAAAAAAATGACTACAGAACTTGGTTTAAATTTAGAGATTTATTCGGCAGGAAGTGATATTTCTAAGGGAATTAATCCTAAGGCTATAAAGATTTTAAAGCAAAAATATACACTTGATATAAGTTCTTATAAGGCAAAGGGTTTTGATAGTTTACCTAAGGATTTAGATATTGTTGTAGGAATGGGTTGTGGGGTGGTTTGTCCAAACATTGAAGCAAAGTTTCATTTTGACTTTGGTTTAGAAGATCCTAGTGGTTTTGAAGATGAAGATTTTATTAAAGTAGTGGAAAGCTTGGAATTAAAACTTAAAGAGCTTTTAGAAAAAATCACACAAGGAGAGCTTTAA
- the lptA gene encoding lipopolysaccharide transport periplasmic protein LptA gives MVFRAIIFLCLLNLFALGAQKIEVYAKDFYLDEKNETSVLTGDVEVKKGKDVLNSQKLVIYMKNKQPVKYIATKDAKFKIMMKDKTYHGSGDEFIYNVAKDTYEINGNAKITEMQTKKELIGDKIIVDRKNMTYRVVSKDKKPAKFVFEVKE, from the coding sequence ATGGTTTTTAGAGCAATAATTTTTTTGTGTTTGTTAAATTTATTTGCACTTGGTGCACAAAAAATAGAAGTTTACGCTAAAGATTTTTACTTAGATGAAAAAAATGAAACAAGTGTATTAACAGGTGATGTGGAAGTTAAAAAAGGCAAAGATGTTTTAAATTCGCAAAAATTGGTTATTTATATGAAGAACAAACAGCCTGTTAAATATATAGCCACTAAAGATGCTAAATTTAAAATCATGATGAAAGATAAAACTTATCATGGAAGTGGTGATGAGTTTATTTATAATGTAGCTAAGGATACATATGAGATTAATGGCAATGCAAAAATTACAGAAATGCAAACAAAAAAAGAACTCATAGGGGATAAAATCATAGTAGATAGAAAAAATATGACTTATAGAGTAGTGAGTAAAGATAAAAAACCCGCTAAATTTGTATTTGAAGTAAAAGAATGA
- the yihA gene encoding ribosome biogenesis GTP-binding protein YihA/YsxC, with protein MILNAKFLISASKIDEAPQPIYTEIAFLGRSNVGKSSLINTLCKNKNLAKSSSTPGKTQLINFFEVDCKKDEDKFKLVFIDLPGFGYAKVSKKTKAIWNKNLDEFLKERSSIKLFIHLIDSRHDNLDIDTNLDLYLDSFIRADQKKITVFTKADKLNQSQKAKILNANKNAILVSNLKKSGIDKLEQKIILESLGFNEE; from the coding sequence ATGATACTAAATGCTAAATTTTTAATCTCTGCTTCTAAAATAGATGAAGCCCCACAACCTATATACACTGAAATAGCTTTTTTAGGACGCTCTAATGTGGGTAAAAGTTCTTTGATTAATACTCTTTGTAAGAATAAAAATTTAGCAAAAAGCTCTTCAACTCCAGGCAAAACACAACTCATTAATTTTTTTGAAGTTGATTGTAAAAAAGATGAAGATAAATTTAAACTAGTATTTATTGATTTGCCTGGTTTTGGTTATGCTAAAGTGAGCAAAAAAACTAAGGCTATTTGGAATAAAAATTTAGATGAGTTTTTAAAAGAGCGCAGTTCTATCAAGCTTTTTATTCATCTGATAGATTCAAGGCATGATAATTTAGATATTGATACAAATTTAGATTTATATTTAGATTCTTTTATTAGAGCAGATCAAAAAAAAATAACAGTTTTTACAAAGGCAGATAAGCTCAATCAAAGTCAAAAAGCAAAAATTTTAAATGCAAATAAAAATGCCATTTTGGTGTCAAATTTGAAAAAAAGTGGTATTGATAAATTAGAACAAAAAATCATTTTAGAGAGCTTGGGTTTTAATGAGGAGTAG
- a CDS encoding permease, which translates to MEKLVFILKDFLILFIEISVLFILVSMLIAYLNERYAKFFNEHLKKDSFTSYIKAILLGCLTPFCSCSSIPLLNAFLKAKIPLGVCIAYLITSPLINPIIVVMFVVSFGLKISLLYVGFLFFVILFLAFCVSKINTRKFFNEDFLKNDLEQKSCCSNNTFQSSCCQKPSSIFVKNSKVSGKVLKFKAKTKDNKIKMLFMQSFKEYKKILPYIVIGMGIGAFIHGFFPQDFFQNYMKDYGVFGIFIAAFIGVLLYMNCTAMIPVALALTTSGIPLGIMMSFLIAGAGCSLPELILLKRIFKTSFLVLFASMIVFIAISFGLLIFFI; encoded by the coding sequence ATGGAAAAATTAGTTTTTATTTTAAAAGATTTTTTGATTTTATTTATAGAAATATCTGTTTTGTTTATTTTAGTTAGTATGCTTATTGCTTATTTAAATGAGCGCTATGCTAAATTTTTTAATGAGCATTTAAAGAAAGATTCTTTTACAAGCTATATAAAAGCCATACTTTTAGGTTGTTTAACTCCATTTTGCTCATGCTCAAGCATACCGCTTTTAAACGCATTTTTAAAAGCTAAAATTCCACTTGGGGTATGTATAGCTTATTTAATCACCTCGCCTTTAATTAATCCTATTATAGTAGTGATGTTTGTAGTAAGTTTTGGTTTAAAAATATCCTTATTATACGTGGGATTTTTATTTTTCGTGATTTTATTTCTTGCTTTTTGTGTTTCTAAAATAAACACTCGAAAATTTTTTAATGAAGACTTTTTAAAAAATGATTTAGAGCAAAAATCATGTTGTTCTAATAATACTTTTCAAAGCTCATGTTGTCAAAAACCTAGTTCTATTTTTGTTAAAAATTCTAAAGTTAGCGGTAAAGTTTTGAAATTTAAGGCTAAGACAAAAGACAATAAAATCAAAATGTTATTTATGCAAAGCTTTAAAGAGTATAAAAAAATATTACCTTATATTGTTATAGGTATGGGTATTGGAGCTTTTATACATGGCTTTTTCCCACAAGATTTTTTCCAAAATTATATGAAAGATTATGGAGTATTTGGCATATTTATAGCAGCTTTTATAGGAGTTTTACTTTATATGAATTGTACTGCTATGATACCTGTAGCACTAGCTTTAACTACTAGCGGAATTCCACTTGGTATAATGATGAGTTTTCTAATAGCAGGAGCAGGGTGTTCTTTACCTGAGCTTATTTTGCTTAAAAGAATTTTCAAAACAAGCTTTTTGGTTTTATTTGCAAGTATGATAGTTTTTATAGCAATTAGCTTTGGGCTTTTAATATTTTTTATATAA
- the queA gene encoding tRNA preQ1(34) S-adenosylmethionine ribosyltransferase-isomerase QueA — protein sequence MKMIDKDLLLSSYDYNLPNELIANFPILPKENAKLLVYERYKDQISHLHFKDLAKILPPCEIIFNDTKVIKARIYGNKENGSKIELFINHPLKNNDFLVQIRGKVKEGQILYFENSLKAKIKKLHDDGTREVKFSNNEKELNHHEVFEILEKIGHVPLPPYIKRADEAQDSINYQSIFAKNQGAVAAPTASLHFDEAMINELKKNHNIHTITLHVGAGTFKGVECEDIRNHKMHSEFFHIDDETCALIDSSKKILGVGTTVTRCIEYYHRKKIKEGFCDLFLHPQNTPQRLDYLLTNFHLPKSTLIMLVAAFIGREKTLGLYHEAIENNYRFYSYGDGMLII from the coding sequence ATGAAAATGATTGATAAAGATCTTTTGCTTTCTAGTTATGATTATAACTTACCTAATGAACTTATAGCAAATTTTCCTATTTTACCCAAAGAAAATGCCAAGCTTTTAGTATATGAAAGATATAAAGATCAAATTTCACATTTACATTTTAAAGACTTAGCTAAAATTTTACCACCTTGTGAAATCATCTTTAATGATACTAAAGTCATCAAAGCAAGAATTTATGGAAACAAAGAAAATGGTAGTAAAATAGAACTTTTCATTAATCATCCTTTAAAAAATAATGATTTTTTAGTGCAAATTCGGGGTAAGGTTAAAGAAGGACAAATTTTATATTTTGAAAATTCTTTAAAAGCTAAAATCAAAAAATTACATGATGATGGTACAAGAGAAGTAAAGTTTTCTAATAATGAAAAAGAGCTTAATCATCATGAAGTTTTTGAAATTTTAGAAAAAATAGGCCATGTGCCTTTACCGCCTTATATTAAAAGAGCAGATGAAGCACAAGATAGCATTAACTATCAAAGCATTTTTGCTAAAAATCAAGGCGCAGTTGCTGCACCTACTGCAAGCTTACACTTTGATGAAGCGATGATCAATGAACTTAAAAAAAATCATAATATCCATACTATTACACTACACGTTGGCGCAGGAACTTTTAAAGGTGTAGAATGTGAAGATATACGTAATCATAAAATGCATTCAGAATTTTTTCATATTGATGATGAAACTTGTGCTTTGATTGATTCTTCTAAGAAAATACTAGGCGTTGGTACCACTGTTACTCGTTGTATAGAATATTATCATAGAAAAAAAATAAAAGAAGGTTTTTGTGATTTGTTTTTACACCCGCAAAATACCCCGCAAAGACTTGATTATTTACTTACTAATTTTCACTTACCAAAATCAACTTTAATTATGCTTGTAGCGGCATTTATAGGTAGAGAAAAAACCTTAGGGCTTTACCATGAAGCCATAGAAAATAACTATCGTTTTTATTCTTATGGCGATGGAATGCTAATTATTTAG
- the arsB gene encoding ACR3 family arsenite efflux transporter, with amino-acid sequence MLGFIDRFLTLWIFIAMALGLFLGFIFPNITNFWESFNYNQNNVLLMVCLVLMMYPPLAKVEYKKIFKIFHSFKALILSLFLNWIFGPILMFILAWVFLKNDLDYMQGIIIIGLARCVAMVVVWSDLAKADKEYTAALVGINTIFQILCFAFYVYLFLEFFPSLLGLSFQNNLEIRMDEILKNVAIYLGLPFLLGILSRVIFISLKGKEWFEQKFLPKISPITLITLLFTIIIMCSYRSKDIFSLPLDVFKICIPLFLYFVIMFYSSWFISKKLGLNYEKNTAISFSASGNNFELAIAISIASFGINSLQSFAAIIGPLIEVPVLILLVKWALKFKY; translated from the coding sequence ATGCTTGGTTTTATAGATAGATTTTTGACTTTGTGGATTTTTATAGCTATGGCTTTAGGTTTGTTTTTGGGGTTTATCTTTCCTAATATTACAAATTTTTGGGAGAGTTTTAATTATAATCAAAATAATGTTTTGCTTATGGTGTGCTTGGTTTTAATGATGTATCCACCTTTGGCTAAGGTTGAGTATAAAAAAATATTTAAAATTTTTCATTCTTTTAAAGCTTTAATACTTTCTTTGTTTTTAAACTGGATTTTTGGTCCTATTTTGATGTTTATATTAGCTTGGGTGTTTTTAAAAAATGATCTTGATTATATGCAAGGTATTATCATCATAGGTTTAGCTCGTTGTGTAGCTATGGTGGTAGTTTGGAGTGATTTAGCTAAGGCTGATAAAGAGTACACTGCTGCTTTGGTGGGTATTAATACCATTTTTCAAATTTTGTGTTTTGCTTTTTATGTGTACTTATTTTTAGAATTTTTTCCTTCTCTTTTAGGCTTGAGTTTTCAAAATAACCTAGAAATAAGAATGGATGAAATTTTGAAAAATGTGGCAATTTATCTTGGTTTGCCTTTTTTACTAGGGATTTTAAGTAGGGTTATTTTTATTAGTTTAAAAGGCAAAGAATGGTTTGAGCAAAAATTCTTACCTAAAATTAGTCCTATTACGCTTATTACTTTACTTTTTACTATCATTATTATGTGCTCTTACCGATCAAAAGATATTTTTAGTTTACCTTTGGATGTATTTAAAATTTGCATTCCTTTGTTTTTATATTTTGTGATAATGTTTTATAGTTCTTGGTTTATAAGTAAAAAACTTGGTTTAAACTATGAAAAAAACACAGCTATTAGTTTTAGCGCTAGTGGTAATAATTTTGAACTTGCCATAGCTATATCCATTGCATCTTTTGGTATAAACTCATTACAATCATTTGCTGCTATTATAGGCCCATTGATTGAAGTGCCTGTTTTGATTTTACTTGTTAAATGGGCTTTGAAGTTTAAATATTGA
- the tatB gene encoding Sec-independent protein translocase protein TatB: MSFGEILVILVVAILVLGPEKLPSTIVEIAKILKAIKSNIDEAKASINKELKIAELKDEAQKYKDEFSQTNENIRKKLSFEEFDQLKEDILNNTKELKSEINDLEKDIQELSNLEEKIQKDEKNTQKMES, translated from the coding sequence ATGAGTTTTGGTGAAATTTTAGTTATTTTAGTTGTAGCTATTTTAGTGCTTGGGCCTGAAAAATTACCTTCAACTATAGTTGAAATTGCAAAAATTTTAAAAGCCATTAAAAGCAATATTGATGAAGCAAAAGCAAGTATTAATAAAGAACTAAAAATAGCAGAATTAAAAGATGAAGCACAAAAATACAAAGATGAATTTTCACAAACTAATGAAAATATCAGAAAAAAACTAAGTTTTGAAGAATTTGATCAACTCAAAGAAGATATTTTAAATAATACCAAAGAATTAAAAAGTGAAATTAATGATTTAGAAAAGGATATACAAGAACTTTCTAATCTTGAAGAAAAAATTCAAAAAGATGAAAAAAATACTCAGAAAATGGAAAGCTAA
- the tatC gene encoding twin-arginine translocase subunit TatC — protein sequence MFEELKPHLVELRKRLFISVACVVVMFFVCFSFNNYIIDILKAPVEAALPEISRQMTFVELQEPLFTAMKVSFFTAFLISLPVIFWQFWKFVAPGLYDNEKRLVVPFVSFASIMFALGALFCYYIVIPLAFKFLIDFGVQTQDFKPLISIGLYVGFFTKLVIAFGLAFEMPVITFFFAKLGLVDDTFLKKHFRVSVLVIFVFSAMMTPPDVISQFLMAVPLCGLYGISIYIAKKVNPSQKEDDEND from the coding sequence ATGTTTGAAGAATTAAAACCACATTTAGTAGAACTTAGAAAAAGATTATTTATAAGTGTTGCTTGTGTTGTTGTGATGTTTTTTGTATGTTTTAGTTTTAATAACTATATCATAGATATACTAAAAGCACCTGTTGAAGCAGCCTTACCTGAAATTTCAAGACAAATGACCTTCGTTGAGTTACAAGAGCCTTTATTTACTGCGATGAAGGTTTCGTTTTTTACAGCTTTTTTGATTTCTTTACCGGTTATTTTTTGGCAGTTTTGGAAATTTGTAGCACCCGGACTTTATGATAATGAAAAAAGATTAGTAGTGCCTTTTGTAAGCTTTGCTAGCATTATGTTTGCACTTGGTGCTTTGTTTTGTTATTATATAGTTATACCTTTGGCTTTTAAATTTTTGATTGATTTTGGGGTGCAAACCCAAGATTTTAAGCCTTTAATTAGCATAGGTTTATATGTAGGCTTTTTTACTAAATTAGTAATTGCTTTTGGTTTAGCATTTGAAATGCCTGTAATAACCTTTTTCTTTGCTAAACTTGGACTTGTTGATGATACTTTTTTGAAAAAACATTTTAGAGTTTCTGTTTTAGTGATTTTTGTTTTCTCAGCTATGATGACACCACCTGATGTTATATCGCAATTTTTAATGGCTGTGCCTTTGTGTGGACTTTATGGGATTTCTATTTATATAGCTAAAAAAGTTAATCCTAGCCAAAAAGAAGATGATGAAAATGATTGA
- a CDS encoding ArsR/SmtB family transcription factor, producing MQEFLKITSAINDESRILILAFLQKHGKLCVCDLQSSLNMSQSRLSRHLKILKEANFLEVDRQGVWAYYGVKENLNNFCNDILKNIDELSMKLPELKRFSCECPKE from the coding sequence ATGCAAGAGTTTTTAAAAATAACAAGTGCAATTAATGATGAAAGTAGGATTTTAATTCTAGCTTTTTTACAAAAACATGGAAAGCTTTGTGTATGCGATCTACAAAGCTCGTTAAATATGAGTCAATCAAGGCTTTCAAGGCATTTAAAAATTTTAAAAGAGGCTAATTTTTTAGAAGTAGATAGACAAGGTGTTTGGGCGTATTATGGAGTAAAAGAAAATTTAAATAATTTTTGCAATGATATACTAAAAAACATCGATGAGCTTTCTATGAAACTTCCTGAGCTTAAAAGATTTTCTTGTGAATGCCCTAAGGAATAA
- the mrdA gene encoding penicillin-binding protein 2, which translates to MRMRLVMGFIACFFMLLLARVYYISIKSNVYYEEIAKQNAIKTQFLAPVRGQILDIKGRPLAVNKLGFSISIKPYLYIKKKNRNLLEQELQAIVGAFPDLNATKLKRVYMKADSYYNQDYIEVVPFIEYDAMIKHFTKLNLRENMQVKSTTQRFYPYDALASHVIGYVGKANLNDMNENEIARLTSYVGRSGIERSYNEILQGQKGEKVSKVNALNKEIEELSYKKPISSNITLSIDLDLQEYLASIFENLAGAAIIMDVKSGAILAAGSFPEYNLNPFVTGITQEEWDRLSNDLNHPFTNKLINGLYPPGSVVKMGTALAFLDSGKVSENHKYLCDSNFELGGRKFRCWKAIGHGYVDMNDAIRESCDVYFYKGALEVGIDTISSVFERIGFGTKTGVDLPNEFIGTVPNRIWKKEKYNQPWYQGETLNTSIGQGDFLATPMQVAKFTAMIATAKNITPHFLHSVDDNVTKINFDNNESVFTTFELSKLPLLRRAMYEVANVDGGTTARFLRNSPITIAAKTGTAQVVGISQSEKKRIKEEDLEYFLRSHAWITSYAPYEKPQYVVVVLIEHGKSGSSTGGPILAKIYQKLIDLGYIDKKYIKKKTK; encoded by the coding sequence ATGCGTATGCGTTTAGTAATGGGCTTTATAGCTTGCTTTTTTATGCTTTTACTAGCTAGAGTATATTATATAAGTATAAAATCTAATGTTTATTATGAAGAAATAGCCAAGCAAAATGCTATTAAAACGCAGTTTTTAGCACCCGTAAGAGGACAAATTTTAGACATAAAGGGTAGACCTTTAGCAGTAAATAAATTAGGTTTTTCGATCTCTATAAAACCATATTTGTATATAAAAAAGAAAAATAGAAATCTTTTAGAACAAGAATTACAAGCTATAGTAGGAGCTTTTCCTGATTTAAATGCCACTAAACTCAAAAGAGTTTATATGAAAGCGGATTCTTATTATAATCAAGATTATATAGAAGTGGTTCCATTTATAGAATATGATGCGATGATTAAACATTTTACTAAGCTAAATTTGCGTGAAAATATGCAAGTTAAATCTACCACTCAAAGATTTTATCCTTATGATGCTTTAGCTAGCCATGTTATAGGTTATGTTGGAAAAGCAAATCTAAATGATATGAATGAAAATGAAATTGCAAGATTGACTAGCTATGTAGGGCGTAGTGGTATAGAGCGTTCTTATAATGAAATTTTGCAAGGTCAAAAGGGTGAAAAGGTTAGCAAGGTAAATGCATTAAATAAAGAAATAGAAGAACTTTCTTACAAAAAACCTATATCAAGTAATATTACTCTAAGCATTGATCTTGATTTGCAAGAATACTTAGCTAGTATTTTTGAAAATTTAGCAGGTGCAGCTATAATAATGGATGTAAAAAGTGGGGCTATTTTAGCAGCGGGAAGTTTTCCTGAGTACAATCTCAATCCTTTTGTAACAGGCATCACTCAAGAGGAGTGGGATCGTTTGTCTAATGATTTAAACCATCCTTTTACTAATAAACTTATTAATGGTCTTTATCCTCCGGGTTCTGTTGTGAAAATGGGTACAGCTTTAGCATTTTTAGATAGTGGAAAAGTAAGCGAAAATCACAAATATTTGTGTGATTCTAACTTTGAGCTTGGTGGTAGAAAATTTAGATGTTGGAAGGCTATAGGTCATGGTTATGTAGATATGAATGATGCTATTAGAGAAAGCTGTGATGTGTATTTTTATAAAGGTGCCTTAGAAGTTGGTATTGATACTATTAGTTCTGTTTTTGAAAGGATAGGTTTTGGTACAAAAACAGGAGTTGATTTACCTAATGAATTCATAGGAACAGTTCCCAATAGAATATGGAAAAAAGAAAAATACAACCAACCATGGTATCAAGGTGAAACTTTAAATACAAGCATAGGGCAAGGTGATTTTCTTGCTACTCCTATGCAAGTGGCTAAATTTACAGCTATGATTGCTACAGCGAAAAATATCACACCACATTTTTTACATAGTGTTGATGATAATGTTACTAAGATAAATTTTGACAATAATGAAAGTGTTTTTACGACTTTTGAATTATCAAAACTCCCACTTTTAAGGCGTGCCATGTATGAAGTTGCCAATGTTGATGGTGGAACTACAGCAAGATTTTTAAGAAATTCGCCTATTACTATAGCAGCCAAGACAGGAACAGCACAAGTAGTTGGAATTTCTCAAAGTGAAAAAAAGCGTATTAAAGAAGAGGATTTGGAGTATTTTTTAAGATCTCATGCTTGGATTACTTCTTATGCACCTTATGAAAAGCCACAATATGTAGTGGTAGTTTTAATCGAACATGGGAAAAGTGGTAGTAGTACAGGAGGGCCTATACTGGCTAAAATTTATCAAAAACTTATAGATTTGGGTTATATTGATAAAAAATATATCAAGAAAAAGACTAAATAA
- a CDS encoding HAD hydrolase family protein, which translates to MIELIFLDVDGCLTDGKIIYTQNYGEIKEFNVKDGAAIEAWQKLGKKVAIITGRTSECVYFRARDLKIDLVYQGISDKLACAKEILEKLNLDFSQCAAIGDYYNDMSLLEAVGYSFKPKDAHKALKTDKVLNRKGGNGAVSEMIEILIEHNSMQAQWDKLWR; encoded by the coding sequence ATGATAGAACTTATTTTTTTAGATGTAGATGGTTGTTTAACAGATGGTAAAATCATCTACACACAAAATTATGGTGAGATTAAAGAATTTAATGTAAAAGATGGCGCAGCAATTGAAGCTTGGCAAAAGCTTGGTAAAAAAGTTGCTATTATTACAGGTAGGACTAGCGAGTGTGTATATTTTAGAGCTAGGGATTTAAAAATTGATTTAGTCTATCAAGGTATTAGTGATAAACTAGCTTGTGCTAAAGAAATTTTAGAAAAATTAAATTTAGATTTTTCTCAATGTGCTGCTATTGGGGATTATTATAATGATATGAGTTTGCTTGAAGCAGTTGGATATAGCTTCAAACCAAAAGATGCACACAAGGCTTTGAAAACTGATAAAGTTTTAAATAGAAAAGGTGGTAATGGAGCGGTGAGTGAGATGATTGAAATTTTGATTGAACATAATAGTATGCAAGCTCAATGGGATAAACTTTGGCGATAA
- a CDS encoding HugZ family heme oxygenase, producing the protein MDFKNIISHMNSHHQSNLIDLCKNFSNSKTIKNATLQSVDFEGLDIIYNNNQTLRVNFPTKADENSIKDAIIELCLGAKSDNTENIHQEINEFIAQYNSIILATLTENGETTCSYAPFFRFQTENYIYISQISEHFNNIKANPKNIEVMFLEDECKASSVTLRKRLRYKASATILERNNDFDKKYDEFEKQVKDDKAVKMIRTMLDFHLIKLDFHNGRFVKGFGQAYDIQDGKIIHIKGKHPHKFSHKNQHH; encoded by the coding sequence ATGGATTTTAAAAATATCATATCTCATATGAATTCGCATCACCAATCTAATCTAATAGATTTATGTAAAAATTTTTCTAATTCCAAAACAATCAAAAATGCTACATTGCAAAGTGTTGATTTTGAAGGATTAGATATTATCTATAACAATAATCAAACATTACGTGTTAATTTTCCAACAAAAGCTGATGAAAATTCTATTAAAGATGCAATCATAGAACTTTGTTTAGGCGCAAAAAGCGATAACACAGAAAATATCCATCAAGAAATTAATGAATTTATTGCTCAATATAACTCTATCATTTTAGCAACACTAACAGAAAATGGCGAAACTACTTGCTCTTATGCTCCATTTTTTAGATTTCAAACTGAAAATTATATTTACATTAGTCAAATCAGCGAGCACTTTAACAATATCAAAGCAAATCCAAAAAATATTGAAGTGATGTTTTTAGAAGATGAATGCAAAGCAAGCTCGGTAACATTAAGAAAAAGATTGCGCTATAAAGCAAGTGCAACCATACTCGAAAGAAACAATGATTTTGATAAAAAATATGACGAATTTGAAAAACAAGTAAAAGATGATAAAGCAGTAAAGATGATCAGAACAATGCTTGATTTTCATTTGATTAAACTTGACTTTCACAATGGACGCTTTGTGAAAGGATTTGGGCAAGCTTATGATATACAAGATGGTAAAATTATTCATATTAAGGGTAAACATCCCCATAAATTCTCTCATAAAAATCAACACCACTAA